From the Deinococcus gobiensis I-0 genome, the window CTCTGGAGGGTGTTCACGGTGTCGTGGACCCCCGCGAGGCTGCGGCCCACGTATGTGATGGCGAAACTGGGCGGCGGCGCGTTCAGGGCGAGCGGGTCGGTTGGCGAGAGGTCAAGCTGCACCGGCCCCAGCGTCACCTGCACGCGGTAGGTGGTCGGCGTATCGGCCTGCGAGCCGAAGGCGTTCTGGATCTCGCGGGTCAGGGTAATGCGCCCGGCGGGCGACTCGACGAGCTGTGTCAGTTCGGCGTCGCTCAGGCGCAGCGGCTGGCTGGCGAGAAACCCGATCACCACGCGGCGACTGTCCATGAGCCGCCGGATGTAGGCGATGTTCTCCCGGCGCTGCTCGGGGGTGCGCCCAGGCCCGAGCGCCTCGATCAGCCAGTCGCGGTCGTAGAACACGAGGTCCTCGATCTGGATGATGTCGTTGGGAAACAGCCCGCGCGCGCGCGACACGAGCGGGATACTGCGGGCGCTGGTCTCGGCCGGGCTGTCGAAGCCCAGCTGGCTGACCAGTCCGGTGAATTGCCGCTGCGAGTCCGAGATGGCCGAATCCACGTTGCCCAGCAGGCTGCGCTGCATGAGGAGCAGGGCCGAGACCGCCACCAGCCCCAGCAGGAAGGCCAGCAGCGCCGTATACAGCAGCGTGAGACGCCAGCGCAGGGTCAGGTGCATGCCTGCCCCGCGCCGGCGTCTCGCCCGCTCCTGTTCTGCCGCGCCCTCACGCCCGGCAGTCTAGAGCAGCGCCCGGCGGCCGGAAGCGCGCTCACTCCTCGCGCAGCACGTAGCCGACGCCGCGCACGGTATGGATCAGCCGGCGCTCGCCTCCCTCCTCAAGCTTGCGGCGCAGGTAGCCGATATACACGTCCACGACATTGCTGCCTCCGGTGTATTCGGGCCAGACCTTCTCCTCGATCTCGAAGCGCGAGAAGACTTTGCCGGGATTGCGCGCCAGCAGTTCGAGCAGCTCGAATTCCTTGGCGCTCAGCTCCACGCGCCGACCACCCCGGAAGATCTCACGGCCGTCGAGGTTCATCACGAGGTCGGCCACACGCACCTCGCCGGTCACGGCCGGGTTCACGCGGCGCAGATGCGCGCGCACGCGGGCCAGCAGTTCCTCGATGGAAAAAGGCTTGATGAGGTAGTCGTCGGCCCCGGAATCCAGGCCCTCGACCTTGTCCTGAATGCCGTCCTTGGCCGTCAGGATGATGATGGGCGTGTTGCTCGTCTTGCGGATGCGCCGCGCGACCTCCAGGCCGTCGAGGACCGGCAGCATGAGGTCGAGGATGACGAGATCGGGGTTGACTTCGCGGAATTTGGAAAGACCCGTCACGCCGTCGAAGGCCACCTCGGTGGCGTAACCCTCGGCCGCGAGTTCCAGTTCTATGAAGCGGGCAATGTCTTTTTCATCTTCAATGACGAGGACCAGCGGCTTGCGTTCCATGCCGCCAGTCTAGAGAGCGTTCTCATGAGAAGGCGGGAGGTCTGGCTTAGCCGACTTTCATCTGGTTGTCGCGCAGGACGCGCCGGGCCTCGTAGACCTCGCAGATCTCCCCGAAGTCGCGCAGTTCCAGCGGCTCGCCCAGAAGCCCGAATTCCAGGCGCGCCGAGGCGGCGCAGCCCGACTGCACGATCTGACACACCAACGTCTGGCCGGGCTGCGCGCCGCCGCACAGCCGCCGCGCGAAATTGACCGGCAGGCCGTAGGCGCTGAGCTGCCCGCCGATATGCCCGGTGATGACCTCGCCGGACGTGACCGCCCCGCGCAGCTGCAGCGAGAGCCCCAGCAGCCCGGCCAGACGCAGCCGCGCGACGCGGCCATGGGCGTCGAGTGCCGCGAGCACCGCCGCTTCGGCCTGGTCCTGGGGCCAGAAGGCCAGGACGGCGTCACCCTGATGTTGCAGCACACAGCCGCCGTGGGCCTCGAAACTCAGGTACAGCAGCTGGACGAACTCGGCCATCAGGGCCGCGTAGTGATCGACCGGCAACCGCTGCGCCAGCGCCGTACTCCCCACCAGGTCCACCATGACGAAACAGGCCTGCTGGGTCGCCACGGGAGAGCTCGCTAGAGGAAGGAGAAGGTCGGCCATAAAGATGAGCCCATGATGGCAAAGATTCACCGACGAGTAAAGAGCGGCTTCCCCTCAAGTATGAAAGTTCCCTCTATATGTAAGGCGACAGCCTTCCAATGAATAGCGACATCTTCATTATTCGTTCGATCCTGAACGGTTTGATGGGCCTGAACTTCCGAGTGTCGTGCGCGACAGCGCGGACCACCTTCGGCTCACCGGGGAGGCCGGTCGCGTTGTTCAGCGCAGCCACCTCGATCTCGAAAGTCGCACTGGGCCGGACAGGGCCCGGTAGAGTCTGGCGACACGGAATCCCGCCGGGTCGCGGACACCTGTCGCCCCTGTCCGGCCTCTCTGCACCGACTGTCGAAGCAGTGAGCCCAGAAAGGAAATGCGCAGCGCCCCGACCCGGGCGGCACACTGGAGACGGCCTGGGATGCGGTGGGCAGCGAGACGGGCGAGCCGAGCAGGGAATCCGTCACTTTTTGCCGGGTGCCGCTGCGGAACGCGGGCGACATGAGCGTGCAGGGGTTCCAGGCCCCGGTCGAATTCGCTCGCAACTTCATCCCGGCTGTCCGGTAGGGCGCCAAGGCCCTCCGCAGTAACGCGCCCGAGCGCTTGTGACCGTGGCTGATCGGCGCGTTGGCCCACCACCTTCCCCGTCCGCCTAAGGCTGAAAAGCATGTCCGTGTGCGCCCAGAGCGCCACGCCTGAGCTGCCGCAGCCTGGGAACTGGCCGGTAGGTGCGGGAGAACCGGGGAGCAACGACGAGACGGAAAGAGCTTGAGGCCCCGAGCAGACGGTCCACCCTCCCGAAGAGTCGCCTCCAGGATTTCGGCGGAAGAACGAAGTCCGTCGCCGGGAAAAAATCGAGCACCCGTAGTCCTGTGGGACCCCCGATACGAACAAAGAAGAACCCCGCCGAAGCGGGGCACTTTATATCTGGTGGGCGGTATAGGATTTGAACCTACGACCCTTCGCGTGTGAAGCGAATGCTCTACCACTGAGCTAACCGCCCGAAATTGGAATTGCGCTGGTGGGCCCTGCCGGATTTGAACCGGCAACCAATCGGTTATGAGCCGACTGCTCTGACCGTTGAGCTAAGAGCCCGCACGACTGAGGCTGCGCGTTCGCCGAGTGCTGGGCACAAGGCGAGGGGAAGTGTAGCAATGGACTCCAGGCTTGTCAAACGTCGGGGACCGGCGTCCGGCGGCGAGTACAGTCTTGCTATGCATGTCGCGCACATAGCGTCCGAAGTCTTCCCCTTTTCCCGCTCCGGTGGTCTGGGCGACGTGGTGGGGGCATTGCCGGCCGTGCAGGCGGCCCAGGGCAGCGAGGTCACGGTGGTGTCGCCCTGGTACGCCAGTCTGGGCGGCGAGACCCCCGGGCACCTGTGGGCCGGCGACCTGCCGGAACTGGGCGGCGCGCTGGGTCTGGGCGACGCCCCCCATGTCTGGGTGGGCGAGGTGCGGCGCGGCGGCGTGCGTTACCTCTTCATCGGCCTGTCGCCCTTTTCGCGGCCAGGGCTGTACCACGACGACGACGTGTGGCGCTACTGCGCCTTCGGGCAGGCCGTGCTGCCGGTCCTGCGCCGCCTGGGGACCGTGCCGGACGTGGTCCACGGCCACGACTGGCAGGCCGGTCTAGTCGTGGCGCACGCGCAGCTCGCGGGCCTTGCCACGGTCTTCAGCGTGCACAACCTGCAATACCAGGGCAAGTGGAATTTCGCCGAGGGAAGCCGCTGGACCGGTCTGCCCGACTGGGCGCTGGGGCCGGACGGCCTGGAGAAGGACGGCGACGTCAACCTGATGAAAGCGGGGCTGACCTTCGCCGACCGCGTGACCACCGTCAGCCCGACCTACGCCCAGGAGATCACCACGCCGCAGTACGGCGAGGGCCTGGAGGACCTGCTGGGAGGCCTCGCGCGCCAGGGCCGCCTGAGCGGCATCCTGAACGGGCTGGACCAGGAGCGCTGGGACCCGCGTACCGACCCCGACATCACGCCCTACGGGGACCTCGCGGGCAAGGCGGCGGCGACGGCGGCCCTGCGCGCCGAGTTCGGGCTGGACAGCGCGCCGGTCCTGGCGACGGTCAGCCGGCTGGCGGGCCAGAAGGGCATGGACCTGCTGATCGAGGCGCTGCCCGCCCTGACCCCCGACTGGAACGTGGTCGTGCTGGGCGGCGGCGACCCGCTGCTGGAGGCCGCACTGACCGGCTGGGCGCAGCACCCGCGCGTGGCCTTCGCGCAGGGCATGAACGAGGCGCTGGCCCACCGCATCTATGCCGGGGCCGACGCCTTCGCCATGCCCAGCCGCTTTGAGCCGTGCGGCCTGTCGCAGATGATCGCCATGCGCTACGGCACCCTGCCGGTCGTGCGCGAGACGGGCGGACTGGTGGACACCGTGCCGCACGACGTGGGCTTCCGCTTTGCCGAGGCCGAGCCGCAGGCGCTGGCCGCCGCGTGTACCGAAACCCTGGCCGCGTACCGGCAGCCCGGCGACTGGGCGGGGCGGGTAGAGCGCGCCATGCGCCTCGACTTCAGCTGGGACGGTCCGGCGCGGCACTATCTGGCGCTGTACCGCTCGCTGCGCTGAAGGTCTCCTCCAGAAAAGGCAGCAGCGCCGCCGTAAAGGCCTCGGGGGCGTCGAGATTCGAGAGGTGGGCGGCGCCGGGCAACACCTCGCAGCGCCCACCCGCCAGGTCGGCCATCTCCTGGGCGCGTTCCGGCGGCGTGAGGGTGTCCTGTGCCCCCACCAGCGTGAGCACCGGCAGCCGCAAGCCGCGCAGGGTGTCCCGGTGCTCCTGCCGCGCGGCCATCGCCCGCAGCGCCCCCGCCACCCCGGCAGGCGTCGCCATCTCGACCATCGGGCGGATGCGCTCGAAGGTGGGGGGCCAGTGTTCCTCACGCGCCGCGTCCACCAGGAAATCGGTGCCCTCGGCCAGCGCGCGCCGCGCCTGCTCGTGGCGGGCCTGGACCTTCTCGGGCGGGTCGGTGCGGGCGGTCGTGTCGGCCAGCACGGCGGCGAGAAAACGCTCCGGGGCCTGGGCCAGCAGCTCCAGCCCCAGGTAGCCGCCCATGCTCAGGCCGACCAGGGCCAGCGGCTCCGGGGGCAGCGCGGCCAGGAGGTCGGCCGCCGCGCCGGGCAGGGACACCAGCGCGCCGGGCTGGCCGCCGAAGCCCGGGAGGTCGGGGGCCAGGACCGTCCAGCCGGCGGCTTCGAGCGCGCGGCGCTGCTCGCCCCACATCGCGGCCGAGAGCGGGTAGGCGTGCAGCAGCAGGACGGTCCGGGCAGGGGGCATGGCCCAGGGTAGGGTGGCGCGGCGGGAACCGGCCTTCAGGCGACCTTGAGGGGGCCGGCGGGATAGCCTCCGGGGGATGATGTTTGACGTAACCGTCCGGCCCGCCGCCCCGGCCGACCTGCCCCCCCTGCTCGCCGCGCTGTACGGCGCGCCCGAAGAGGACGTCGCCTGGATGGCCGACACCCTGAGCGCCGCCTGGACCGCCCACGCCCCCGGCGGCGAGGTGCTGGGGGCCGTGGGCCTGCGTCCCAGTCCGGCCAACGGGGCCGAGCTGCTGGGCGGCGCGCTGGCCCACCCCCAGGGCCGCGACCACGAAGACGCCGTGGGGGTAGCCCTGGCCCGCACCGCCCACCTGGAGGGCGGCCGGGTCTACGCCTTCGCGGACGGCCACCTCTTCTCGGCGGCGGCGCTGCGGGCGGCGGGCTACCGCGAGGCCGCCGCCTACCGCCTGCTCGCCGGGCCGACCCCCCAGGCCGCGCCCCAGGTGCCGCCGGGCTTCACGCTGCGGCCCCTGACCGACGTGCCCGACCTCGCTGCCCGCCTGGACGCCCTGGCGACCTACGAGGACCGTCTGGGTCATCACGCCGTGAGTCCGGCGGCGGCCGGGGACGGCGCGGGCGGTTACGACCCGGCCCTGAGCCTGATCGCGCTCGACGCCTCGGGGAGGGCCGCCGGCATCTGCCGCGCCGCGCCGGAGGAGGGCTACGCGCGCATCGACGCGCCGGGGGTGCGCCCGGACCTGAGACACGGTGGGCCGGCGGGCGGCGACCTGCGCGCCGCGCTGCTGCTGGGCGTGTGCGCGCTGGCCCGCGCGCGCGGCTTCGGGGACGTGAGCGTCGAGGGCTGGGGCGACACGCCGGCCGAACTCGCCGCCGACCTCGCGCTGGGGCTGGAGGTGGAGATCGAGAACCCGATCTATGTGGCCCCCTGAAGCTTCCCGGCAGCGGGGGCTGATAAGCTGGCGCGCGTGAATCTCGCGGTGGTCCTCGTCTCTCCGAAAACACCCGGCAACGTGGGGGCGGCGGCCCGCGCGATGCTGAACATGGGGGCCTCCGACCTGCGGATCGTGGCCCCGCGCTGCGACTACCTCGATTCGCAGGCGGTGGCGATGGCGGTCCACGCGGCCGACCTGCTGCGCGGCGCGCGGGTGTACCCCACCCTGCGCGAGGCCCTGGCCGACCGCGACGTCAGCGTGGGCACCTCGGCCCGCATCCGCGCCGACCTGCCCGCCCCCCAGCACCCGGCCCAGATCCGGCCGCTGGTGCGGGGCGCGGCGGCCCCGGCGCTGGTGTTCGGCCCCGAGGAGACCGGGCTGGTGAACAGCGACCTGGAGCAGTGTCAGGTGACGGTGCGCATTCCGACCGGCGACTACGCCAGCCTCAACCTCGCGCAGGCCGTACTGCTGGTGTGCTACGAGTTCTTGCAGGGCGTGGACGAGGTGCCCGAGCACACACGCAAGACCGCCACCCGCGAGGAGATGGAGTCTACCTACGGCCACCTTCAGGAGGTCATGCACCTCATCGGCTACACCGACGCCGTGCGCGCCCGGCACACGCTGCGGCTGTGGCGCAAGCTGCTCGACCGGGCCCACATGACCAGCGCCGAAAGCCGCCTGTTCCGGGGGCTGCTGCGGCAGGTGCAGTGGAAAGTCGGCAGTGTCCCCGGCGCCGCGCAGCCGGAGCCCCTGCCGGAACCGGACCACGCCGACGACCGCTGAGCCGGAGACACCGCCCGGGGACACGGAAGAAACGCGGTCCTTTGCCTATGCTGCGGGCATGACCGACCGGCCCGCCCCTGCCCCGCCGCCTGTGCCCCTGCCCGCCCCGCCCGCCACGCAGGCGCTGCCCGCTCCGGCGCAGCTGTCGGACCGGGTGCGGCTGGTGCGCAACACGCTGCCTCCCCTGATCCTGCTCGTGGTGGTGGTGGTCGAGCTGCTCATCGCGCAGCTGCGCAGCCCGGGCGCGGAGCTCTGGGCCCACCTGCTGTTCTACGGCCTGGTGGGGCCGGCCGTGACCTTTTTCAGTGTCGAGTGGATCGCCGAGGGCACCCGCGCGCGCGAGCGGGCCGAGCGTGAGCTGCGCGCCCTGTACGGCGAACTGAGCGCCTCGCACGGGCGGCTGCGGGCCGTGCAGGAACTCATGCGCGACCTCGCCGAGGCCCCCGACCAGGGCGCGGTGCTGGAGGTCGCGGCGCGCGGCGCGGTGCGCGTGACCGGCGCCACGCACGCCAC encodes:
- a CDS encoding response regulator transcription factor, which encodes MERKPLVLVIEDEKDIARFIELELAAEGYATEVAFDGVTGLSKFREVNPDLVILDLMLPVLDGLEVARRIRKTSNTPIIILTAKDGIQDKVEGLDSGADDYLIKPFSIEELLARVRAHLRRVNPAVTGEVRVADLVMNLDGREIFRGGRRVELSAKEFELLELLARNPGKVFSRFEIEEKVWPEYTGGSNVVDVYIGYLRRKLEEGGERRLIHTVRGVGYVLREE
- a CDS encoding adenylate/guanylate cyclase domain-containing protein; translated protein: MATQQACFVMVDLVGSTALAQRLPVDHYAALMAEFVQLLYLSFEAHGGCVLQHQGDAVLAFWPQDQAEAAVLAALDAHGRVARLRLAGLLGLSLQLRGAVTSGEVITGHIGGQLSAYGLPVNFARRLCGGAQPGQTLVCQIVQSGCAASARLEFGLLGEPLELRDFGEICEVYEARRVLRDNQMKVG
- a CDS encoding glycogen synthase, with protein sequence MHVAHIASEVFPFSRSGGLGDVVGALPAVQAAQGSEVTVVSPWYASLGGETPGHLWAGDLPELGGALGLGDAPHVWVGEVRRGGVRYLFIGLSPFSRPGLYHDDDVWRYCAFGQAVLPVLRRLGTVPDVVHGHDWQAGLVVAHAQLAGLATVFSVHNLQYQGKWNFAEGSRWTGLPDWALGPDGLEKDGDVNLMKAGLTFADRVTTVSPTYAQEITTPQYGEGLEDLLGGLARQGRLSGILNGLDQERWDPRTDPDITPYGDLAGKAAATAALRAEFGLDSAPVLATVSRLAGQKGMDLLIEALPALTPDWNVVVLGGGDPLLEAALTGWAQHPRVAFAQGMNEALAHRIYAGADAFAMPSRFEPCGLSQMIAMRYGTLPVVRETGGLVDTVPHDVGFRFAEAEPQALAAACTETLAAYRQPGDWAGRVERAMRLDFSWDGPARHYLALYRSLR
- a CDS encoding alpha/beta fold hydrolase, whose amino-acid sequence is MPPARTVLLLHAYPLSAAMWGEQRRALEAAGWTVLAPDLPGFGGQPGALVSLPGAAADLLAALPPEPLALVGLSMGGYLGLELLAQAPERFLAAVLADTTARTDPPEKVQARHEQARRALAEGTDFLVDAAREEHWPPTFERIRPMVEMATPAGVAGALRAMAARQEHRDTLRGLRLPVLTLVGAQDTLTPPERAQEMADLAGGRCEVLPGAAHLSNLDAPEAFTAALLPFLEETFSAASGTAPDSAAPDRPS
- a CDS encoding RNA methyltransferase; the encoded protein is MNLAVVLVSPKTPGNVGAAARAMLNMGASDLRIVAPRCDYLDSQAVAMAVHAADLLRGARVYPTLREALADRDVSVGTSARIRADLPAPQHPAQIRPLVRGAAAPALVFGPEETGLVNSDLEQCQVTVRIPTGDYASLNLAQAVLLVCYEFLQGVDEVPEHTRKTATREEMESTYGHLQEVMHLIGYTDAVRARHTLRLWRKLLDRAHMTSAESRLFRGLLRQVQWKVGSVPGAAQPEPLPEPDHADDR